In a single window of the Papaver somniferum cultivar HN1 chromosome 8, ASM357369v1, whole genome shotgun sequence genome:
- the LOC113306297 gene encoding uncharacterized protein LOC113306297 — MDNIISQNQSAFVPKRSIYDDILLANEAVYAVNHHKKKEGIIAIKLDMSKAYDNPTSLIKPERVLRQGDPLSPYLYIICFEALFAYIDTLTSKGIVEGIRVYIHNRDLGTKYLGTPIDFHSSNIQTHIAILQDVDAWITSWLHRLLSQASRTNFVKHVGRVIPVYQMGAFFIPKYLCKNMDSHLSQFWWGEIFDPKDRKLHLLRWYALCSPKSEGGLGFRKYELNNLAMLVRNSWKIIENPDSLVGIVLKAHCFHKTGFLNAACPADCSWTWRCLHTIKEMIKPFISWIVGDGSATPNALVPPDPCAKVSYFIDDATRSWNLDKLNSHFDDASVQKIITIPLSQLCNPDRGA, encoded by the exons ATGGATAACATTATATCTCAGAATCAAAGTGCATTTGTCCCAAAAAGAAGTATATATGACGATATCCTGCTAGCCAATGAGGCTGTCTATGCTGTCAACCATCATAAAAAGAAGGAGGGAATTATTGCTatcaaacttgatatgtccaaagcTTATGATAA TCCTACTAGCCTTATCAAACCCGAGAGAGTCTTGAGACAGGGAGATCCTCTCTCTCCTTATCTTTATATCATCTGTTTTGAAGCTTTATTTGCTTATATTGATACTTTGACCAGTAAAGGCATAGTTGAAGGAATTAGAGTTT ATATCCATAACAGAGATCTAGGGACGAAGTATCTTGGCACGCCTATAGATTTTCATTCCTCTAATATCCAGACCCATATTGCTATTCTCCAAGATGTAGATGCTTGGATTACCTCTTGGCTTCATAGACTGTTATCTCAGGCTTCTAGAACTAATTTTGTTAAGCATGTTGGTCGGGTCATTCCTGTATACCAAATGGGTGCATTTTTTATTCCCAAGTACCTTTGCAAAAATATGGATTCTCACCTTTCTCAATTCTGGTGGGGAGAGATTTTTGACCCTAAGGATAGGAAACTACACCTTTTAAGATGGTATGCTTTGTGCTCTCCTAAGTCTGAAGGTGGTCTTGGTTTTAGGAAATATGAACTTAATAACTTGGCTATGTTAGTTAGAAATTCGTGGAAAATCATAGAGAACCCTGACAGCCTTGTAGGTATTGTGCTGAAAGCTCATTGTTTTCATAAGACTGGCTTTCTTAATGCTGCTTGTCCTGCTGATTGCTCCTGGACTTGGAGATGCCTCCATACCATTAAGGAGATGATTAAACCCTTTATTTCTTGGATTGTTGGGGATG GTTCTGCCACCCCTAATGCATTAGTCCCTCCAGACCCTTGTGCTAAAGTTTCTTATTTCATTGATGATGCTACTAGATCCTGGAATTTAGATAAACTAAATAGTcactttgatgatgcttctgttCAGAAGATCATCACCATTCCATTAAGCCAGTTATGCAATCCTGATAGGGGGGCTTGA